From the genome of Halomonas sp. MCCC 1A13316, one region includes:
- a CDS encoding FadR/GntR family transcriptional regulator, producing MTIDISDLNVQKVSKQGSLPTHVADKLEALILEGKIKVGDKLPTEARLCDSFGVSRTVIREAVTHLKSLGLVETRRGVGTTVLRATAIEARPAERISPTTIEDILHVLELRLSLEPAAAELAALRYDEEDRRNLEAKHAAFIKAHAEKSQARVEDYEFHYAIFKAAKNPFFLQLYAQLSQSMIPRAKLLAVDINRAAAERYIGRVKEEHGYILEAILARDEEAARETMYQHLNRSWNLYRNYLER from the coding sequence ATGACAATCGATATTTCGGATCTGAACGTACAGAAGGTCTCGAAGCAGGGAAGCCTCCCGACCCACGTCGCCGATAAGCTTGAGGCACTGATTCTGGAAGGAAAAATAAAGGTCGGCGACAAGCTGCCGACCGAGGCTCGCCTATGCGACTCGTTCGGTGTCAGCCGTACGGTGATTCGCGAGGCGGTAACCCACCTGAAATCGCTGGGTCTGGTGGAGACGCGAAGGGGAGTCGGCACGACGGTGCTGCGGGCCACGGCCATCGAAGCTCGACCGGCCGAAAGGATCAGCCCCACCACGATCGAGGACATTCTGCATGTGCTCGAACTCCGGTTGTCGCTGGAGCCGGCGGCCGCGGAGCTGGCCGCCTTGCGATACGACGAAGAGGACCGCCGCAACCTGGAAGCCAAACATGCCGCATTCATCAAGGCGCATGCCGAGAAATCCCAGGCACGCGTGGAGGATTACGAATTCCACTACGCCATCTTCAAGGCCGCGAAGAATCCCTTTTTCCTTCAGCTCTACGCTCAGCTCAGCCAGAGCATGATCCCGCGCGCCAAGCTGCTGGCCGTCGACATCAACCGGGCTGCCGCGGAACGCTACATCGGGCGGGTCAAGGAGGAGCATGGCTATATCCTCGAGGCCATCCTGGCTCGCGATGAGGAAGCGGCAAGGGAGACCATGTATCAGCATCTCAACCGCTCGTGGAATCTCTACAGGAATTACCTGGAGAGATAG
- a CDS encoding LysR family transcriptional regulator, whose product MLNQRALAYLNEVIRQGSLRRAAARLGVDASAISRQLKALEEDLGIRLCERHGGGMRPTEAGRLLVKHFHAQRSAEEAVLSQLMAIQGLARGEVRIAVGEGFIADLITAPLGAFMSAFAGIDVEIRMAGVNEAISLIKDMEVDLALLYAPPVDPLIHAHVETRQPLDLIVPPGHALAKLPRPVRLRDLEGAPLALMDNPFGMRQMANMVAHHERVHLDARLHTNSVAVLKNFVRSGIGVTFMPELTVSDEIQRGEILALPMAYPIMNGARAQIVSLEGRELTVAAKACVEHLQKGMRFFRGDAPRLAQAYEALP is encoded by the coding sequence ATGCTCAACCAGCGCGCCCTTGCCTATCTCAACGAAGTGATTCGGCAGGGCTCATTGCGCCGTGCCGCGGCCCGACTCGGCGTGGACGCTTCGGCCATCAGCCGTCAGCTCAAAGCACTGGAGGAAGATCTCGGCATCAGGCTGTGCGAGCGCCATGGGGGCGGCATGCGCCCCACCGAGGCGGGACGCCTGCTGGTCAAGCATTTCCATGCCCAGCGTTCCGCCGAAGAAGCCGTGCTGTCGCAGTTGATGGCCATCCAGGGCCTGGCCCGCGGCGAGGTACGCATCGCTGTGGGTGAAGGCTTCATCGCCGACCTGATTACGGCGCCGCTAGGGGCCTTCATGTCCGCCTTCGCCGGGATCGATGTGGAGATCCGTATGGCCGGTGTCAACGAGGCGATTTCGCTGATCAAGGACATGGAAGTCGACTTGGCGCTGCTCTATGCGCCACCCGTCGACCCCCTGATTCACGCTCATGTGGAAACCCGTCAGCCGCTCGACCTCATCGTGCCGCCGGGCCACGCATTGGCCAAACTGCCTCGACCGGTGCGCCTGCGTGACCTGGAGGGGGCGCCACTAGCGCTGATGGACAACCCCTTCGGCATGCGCCAAATGGCCAACATGGTGGCCCATCATGAGCGTGTGCACCTCGACGCCCGCTTGCACACCAATTCCGTGGCGGTGCTCAAGAATTTCGTGCGCTCCGGGATCGGCGTGACCTTCATGCCCGAACTGACCGTAAGCGACGAGATCCAGCGCGGCGAGATTCTTGCCCTGCCCATGGCCTATCCCATCATGAACGGCGCCAGGGCACAGATCGTCAGCCTCGAGGGGCGCGAGCTCACGGTAGCGGCCAAGGCCTGTGTCGAACACCTGCAAAAAGGCATGCGATTCTTTCGTGGCGATGCGCCGAGACTGGCCCAGGCCTATGAAGCGTTGCCTTAA